The following coding sequences are from one Pseudomonadota bacterium window:
- a CDS encoding acetyl-CoA C-acetyltransferase, which produces MTHSVILSAVRTPLASFQGGLASVKATDLGACVIREALRRASVAPSDVDEVLMGCVLAAGLGQNPARQAAIAAGIPDSVESITVNRVCSSGLRAVMLADQLIRAGDNRIVVAGGMESMTRAPYLLPDARSGMRMGNSLAVDSMVHDGLWDIHSNQHMGACAELCAEKYGFTREGQDEFAAASYKKAQGAIASGAFKAEIVPVEVPGRKGGSVTFDIDEEPGRADFEKMRGLRPSFKQGGTITAANASSVSDGASALVLMSEDWADKAKIRPMARVVAHASFAHEPVWFTTAPVGAIKAVLDKAKLTIKDIDLFEINEAFSAVTMAAVREFGIDNSKVNIHGGAVALGHPIGASGARILTTLLYAMKAKKAKKGLATLCNGGGGATAIVVESL; this is translated from the coding sequence ATGACTCATTCTGTGATCCTCTCCGCAGTCCGCACGCCGCTCGCCTCGTTCCAGGGCGGGCTCGCCTCCGTCAAGGCGACCGACCTCGGCGCCTGCGTCATCCGCGAGGCGCTCAGGCGCGCGTCGGTGGCCCCCTCCGACGTGGACGAGGTGCTCATGGGCTGCGTGCTCGCGGCGGGGCTGGGCCAGAACCCCGCGCGCCAGGCCGCGATCGCGGCAGGCATCCCCGATTCGGTCGAGTCGATCACCGTAAACCGCGTCTGCAGCTCCGGGCTGCGCGCCGTGATGCTGGCCGACCAGCTCATACGCGCCGGCGACAACCGCATCGTGGTGGCCGGCGGCATGGAGTCCATGACCCGCGCTCCGTATCTTTTGCCCGACGCCCGCTCCGGCATGCGCATGGGGAACTCCCTGGCCGTGGACAGCATGGTCCACGACGGCCTCTGGGACATACACTCGAACCAGCACATGGGAGCCTGCGCGGAGCTGTGCGCGGAGAAGTACGGGTTCACCCGGGAGGGGCAGGACGAGTTCGCGGCCGCGAGCTACAAAAAGGCACAGGGGGCGATCGCCTCCGGCGCCTTCAAGGCCGAGATCGTGCCGGTGGAGGTGCCGGGGAGGAAGGGCGGGAGCGTGACCTTCGACATTGACGAGGAGCCGGGGAGGGCGGACTTCGAGAAGATGAGGGGGCTCAGACCCAGCTTCAAACAGGGTGGCACGATCACCGCGGCCAACGCGAGCTCAGTTTCCGACGGGGCCAGCGCCCTTGTCCTCATGTCCGAGGATTGGGCGGATAAGGCCAAAATCAGGCCCATGGCAAGGGTCGTGGCACACGCGAGCTTTGCCCACGAGCCGGTCTGGTTCACGACCGCCCCTGTCGGGGCAATTAAAGCAGTGCTTGATAAAGCCAAGCTAACTATTAAAGATATAGATTTATTTGAGATTAATGAGGCCTTCTCTGCGGTGACCATGGCCGCTGTGCGGGAGTTCGGGATAGACAACTCCAAAGTGAATATCCACGGAGGGGCAGTCGCCCTCGGCCACCCGATCGGCGCCTCCGGCGCCAGGATACTCACGACCCTCCTCTATGCGATGAAGGCGAAAAAGGCGAAAAAGGGCCTTGCCACCCTCTGCAACGGCGGCGGCGGCGCCACGGCCATCGTGGTCGAATCGCTCTGA